In Amaranthus tricolor cultivar Red isolate AtriRed21 chromosome 5, ASM2621246v1, whole genome shotgun sequence, a genomic segment contains:
- the LOC130812701 gene encoding protein CANDIDATE G-PROTEIN COUPLED RECEPTOR 7-like yields MAKILFLTLFLLIFSLIPHSFAEIKTLKIISDNRPMILFEKFGFTHTGHVAVAVSSVSVSSNLSPPDPSRLGFFLLSEESLLQVLLEIQQNPSFCVLDSQYTTHLFTFRDLSPPPASSFNHSYPVSIPNEYSLFFANCNPESSVSMTVRTEMYNLEFNGVKDYLPAGQTQLPSLFFLFSLAYFVFLGYWVFACLKNKKSVHRIHLLMAGLLIIKALNLICAAEDKHYVKVTGSPHGWDVLFYLFQFIRVVLLFTVIVLVGTGWSFLKPFLQEKEKKVLLIVIPLQVLANVASIVIGETGPFIKDWVTWNQVFLLVDIICCCAIIFPIVWSIRSLRETSKTDGKAARNLAKLTLFRQFYIVVIGYLYFTRIVVFALKTISAYKYQWVSNAAEEIASLAFYVIMFYMFRPVERNEYFVLDEEEEEAAEMALRDEEFEL; encoded by the coding sequence ATGGCGAAAATCCTCTTCCTAACACTTTTCCTACTTATTTTCTCTCTAATCCCTCATTCGTTTGCAGAgatcaaaacccttaaaatcatatcTGACAATCGTCCTATGATCCTCTTCGAGAAATTCGGATTCACTCACACTGGCCATGTTGCTGTTGCAGTTTCATCCGTTTCTGTAAGTTCTAATCTATCTCCTCCAGACCCATCTCGTTTAGGGTTCTTCCTTCTTTCTGAAGAATCCCTTCTTCAAGTCCTTCTCGAGATCCAACAAAACCCTTCTTTCTGTGTTCTCGATTCTCAGTACACAACCCATCTTTTTACATTTCGAGATCTATCTCCTCCTCCTGCTTCTTCATTCAATCACTCTTACCCAGTTAGTATTCCTAATGAATATAGTCTTTTCTTTGCTAATTGTAACCCTGAAAGCTCCGTTTCCATGACTGTTCGTACTGAGATGTATAATTTGGAGTTTAATGGCGTTAAGGATTATTTACCTGCAGGTCAAACTCAGCTTCCTTCTTtgtttttcctcttttctttgGCTTACTTTGTGTTTTTAGGGTATTGGGTATTTGCCTGTTTGAAGAATAAGAAATCTGTACATCGGATTCATCTTTTGATGGCTGGACTTTTGATCATTAAAGCTTTGAATTTGATCTGTGCTGCTGAGGATAAACATTATGTCAAAGTTACAGGATCTCCTCATGGTTGGGATGTTCTCTTCTATTTATTCCAATTTATAAGGGTTGTGCTTTTGTTTACTGTTATTGTCTTGGTTGGAACTGGTTGGTCTTTTTTGAAGCCATTCTTgcaggaaaaagaaaagaaagttcTTTTGATTGTAATTCCACTTCAGGTTTTAGCTAATGTGGCCTCCATTGTTATTGGAGAAACTGGCCCTTTCATTAAGGATTGGGTTACTTGGAATCAGGTGTTTTTGTTGGTCGATATCATTTGTTGTTGTGCCATTATCTTCCCTATTGTGTGGTCGATTCGATCTTTGAGGGAGACTTCCAAGACTGATGGAAAAGCTGCTAGGAATCTGGCGAAGTTAACCCTTTTTAGACAATTCTACATTGTTGTTATTGGGTATTTGTATTTCACTAGAATTGTGGTTTTTGCACTGAAAACTATCTCTGCCTACAAGTATCAGTGGGTGAGCAATGCAGCTGAGGAGATTGCTAGCCTTGCGTTCTATGTGATTATGTTTTACATGTTTAGGCCAGTCGAGCGTAACGAATATTTCGTCCTAgacgaggaagaagaagaagctgCAGAGATGGCTCTTAGAGACGAGGAGTTTGAGCTTTAG
- the LOC130812699 gene encoding protein CANDIDATE G-PROTEIN COUPLED RECEPTOR 7-like codes for MAKILFLTLFLLTFSLIPHSFAEIKTLKIISDNRPMILFEKFGFTHTGHVAVAVSSVSVSSNLSPPDPSRLGFFLLSEESLLQVLLEIQQNPSFCVLDSQYTTHLFTFRDLSPPPASSFNQSYPVSIPNEYSLFFANCNPESSVSMTVRTEMYNLEFNGVKDYLPAGQTQLPSLFFLFSLAYFVFLGYWVFACLKNKKSVHRIHLLMAGLLIIKALNLICAAEDKHYVKVTGSPHGWDVLFYLFQFIRVVLLFTVIVLVGTGWSFLKPFLQEKEKKVLLIVIPLQVLANVASIVIGETGPFIKDWVTWNQVFLLVDIICCCAIIFPIVWSIRSLRETSKTDGKAARNLAKLTLFRQFYIVVIGYLYFTRIVVFALKTISAYKYQWVSNAAEEIASLAFYVIMFYMFRPVERNEYFVLDEEEEEAAEMALRDEEFEL; via the coding sequence ATGGCGAAAATCCTCTTCCTAACACTTTTCCTACTTACTTTCTCTCTAATCCCTCATTCGTTTGCAGAgatcaaaacccttaaaatcatatcTGACAATCGTCCTATGATCCTCTTCGAGAAATTCGGATTCACTCACACTGGCCATGTTGCTGTTGCAGTTTCATCCGTTTCTGTAAGTTCTAATCTATCTCCTCCAGACCCATCTCGTTTAGGGTTCTTCCTTCTTTCTGAAGAATCCCTTCTTCAAGTCCTTCTCGAGATCCAACAAAACCCTTCTTTCTGTGTTCTCGATTCTCAGTACACAACCCATCTTTTTACATTTCGAGATCTATCTCCTCCTCCTGCTTCTTCATTCAATCAATCTTACCCAGTTAGTATTCCTAATGAATATAGTCTTTTCTTTGCTAATTGTAACCCTGAAAGCTCCGTTTCCATGACTGTTCGTACTGAGATGTATAATTTGGAGTTTAATGGCGTTAAGGATTATTTACCTGCAGGTCAAACTCAGCTTCCTTCTTtgtttttcctcttttctttgGCTTACTTTGTGTTTTTAGGGTATTGGGTATTTGCCTGTTTGAAGAATAAGAAATCTGTACATCGGATTCATCTTTTGATGGCTGGACTTTTGATCATTAAAGCTTTGAATTTGATCTGTGCTGCTGAGGATAAACATTATGTCAAAGTTACAGGATCTCCTCATGGTTGGGATGTTCTCTTCTATTTATTCCAATTTATAAGGGTTGTGCTTTTGTTTACTGTTATTGTCTTGGTTGGAACTGGTTGGTCTTTTTTGAAGCCATTCTTgcaggaaaaagaaaagaaagttcTTTTGATTGTAATTCCACTTCAGGTTTTAGCTAATGTGGCCTCCATTGTTATTGGAGAAACTGGCCCTTTCATTAAGGATTGGGTTACTTGGAATCAGGTGTTTTTGTTGGTCGATATCATTTGTTGTTGTGCCATTATCTTCCCTATTGTGTGGTCGATTCGATCTTTGAGGGAGACTTCCAAGACTGATGGAAAAGCTGCTAGGAATCTGGCCAAGTTAACCCTTTTTAGACAATTCTACATTGTTGTTATTGGGTATTTGTATTTCACCAGAATTGTGGTTTTTGCACTGAAAACTATCTCTGCCTACAAGTATCAGTGGGTGAGCAATGCAGCTGAGGAGATTGCTAGCCTTGCGTTCTATGTGATTATGTTTTACATGTTTAGGCCAGTCGAGCGTAACGAATATTTCGTCCTAgacgaggaagaagaagaagctgCAGAGATGGCTCTTAGAGACGAGGAGTTTGAGCTTTAG